Proteins encoded by one window of Xenopus tropicalis strain Nigerian chromosome 6, UCB_Xtro_10.0, whole genome shotgun sequence:
- the LOC116411609 gene encoding zinc finger protein 585A-like isoform X2, translated as MVGFCSLLSGSPEMEPRRLEGKWENEEPDTEEPLPTIKREMDPVPGADFPKEEEEILQIRIKEEPDAQLNPVESPAVPLTEGGSPEPQPEMLQIKKEEPDPEDHQTPMESSAAPLTDGGGYMKAEPNLDSAELPKPETDSESGTRDGDCLTSSDGSGFICYKCGETFTVNSHLLAHLCGTHRRINSGEKLYSCTECGKRFSLLPSLVTHIRIHAGEKPFTCTECGKCFKRKDHLSTHQKLHIERPPVTCTECGKSFTSKRNLRTHQIIHMEQGPITCTECGKSFTSEKRLQTHQLTHTEKGPVTCTECGERFSSQRNLRTHQIIHMEENAITCTECGKRFTSQRNLRNHQAIHMRKEPITCTECGKSFTSMSSLYVHERIHTGEKPFSCTKCRKCFSDRSSLQKHEMAHKNNPYVCSECDRMFPDMEMLLWHQAVHTCSICEVCGKCFPEKSSLKNHQRIHTGEKPFSCTECGKGFTEKAKLIVHQRIHTGEKPFFCTECGESFIEKRILQIHQRCHTGEKPFTCTKCGKCFSAKSTFYVHKRSHSKKKPFTCIKFGTCFTAKTSLNSHQKVHTGEKPFTCTECGKCFTTKGNLKLHQKTHTEVKPFTCTKCGKSINDKSSLCKHEIIHRRKRLFTCQECGKSFSAKSTFHVHKKYHAKKKPFTCTECGKSFTLKGGLCVHKRIHTGEKPYTCLECGKCFTANTGLKHHQRIHTGEKPFTCTECGKSFSEKRNLRIHIRTHTGEKPYTCIECGKCFTSKTGLNCHQKVHTGEKPFTCSECGKCFTRKQNLEMHQKIHTEEKPFACIECGKCFTTKGNLKLHQKIHTEVKPFTCRGDGKDFTEIGSVCKHGRIHTRVRPFTCTECGKSFTEKRYLQRHKKNHTGEKPFTCTECGKCFTTKPDLNRHQNVHTEEKPFTCSECGKCFREKRNLHLHIRTHTGEKPYTCIECGKCFTTKSDLNRHQKLHRSPVQNVG; from the exons atggtgggtttctgttccttgctgtcaggttctccagagatggaaccaaggaggttagaggggaaatgggagaatgaagagccggacactgaggagcctctgcccacaataaagagggaaatggatcccgttcctggggccg aTTTCCCAAAGGAGGAAGAGGAAATATTACAGATAAGAATAAAAGAAGAACCAGACGCTCAACTGAACCCAGTGGAAAGCCCAGCAGTGCCACTTACTGAGGGGG gttccccagagccacaaccagaaatgttacagataaagaaagaagaaccggaccctgaggaccatcagaccccaatggaaagctcagcagcgccacttactgatgggg GGGGGTACATGAAGGCGGAACCCAATTTAGACTCTGCTGAACTGCCCAAACCAGAGACCGACTCGGAGTCCGGCACAAGAGATGGCGATTGCTTAACAAGCTCTGATGGATCAGGTTTTATCTGCTATAAGTGTGGGGAAACCTTCACTGTGAATAGTCATCTTCTCGCCCACCTCTGTGGGACACACAGGAGAATAAACTCTGGAGAGAAACTATACagctgtacagaatgtgggaaaagatttTCTTTGTTACCGAGTTTGGTTACACACATAAGAATCCAcgcaggggagaaaccattcacctgtacagaatgtgggaaatgttttaaaaGAAAGGACCACCTTAGCACGCACCAGAAACTTCACATAGAGCGGCCCCCAGTCACCtgtacggaatgtgggaaaagctttacTTCAAAGAGAAACCTCAGAACTCACCAAATCATTCACATGGAACAGGGTCCAATCACCtgtacggaatgtgggaaaagctttacTTCAGAGAAAAGGCTCCAAACTCACCAATTGACTCATACAGAAAAGGGCCCAGTCACCTGTACGGAATGTGGGGAAAGATTTAGTTCACAGAGAAACCTCAGAACTCACCAAATCATTCACATGGAAGAGAACGCAATCACCtgtacggaatgtgggaaaagatttACCTCACAGAGAAACCTCAGAAATCACCAAGCGATTCACATGAGAAAGGAACCAATCACCtgtacggaatgtgggaaaagctttacTTCAATGTCCAGCCTTTATGTACATgaaagaattcacacaggggagaaaccattctcctGTACAAAATGCAGGAAATGTTTTTCTGATCGGAGCAGTCTCCAGAAACATGAAATGGCTCACAAAAACAATCCCTATGTATGTAGTGAGTGTGATAGAATGTTTCCCGATATGGAAATGCTTCTCTGGCACCAGGCCGTTCATACGTGTTCCATATGTGAagtatgtgggaaatgttttcctgAGAAGAGCTCTCTTAAAaatcatcagagaattcacacaggggagaaaccattcagctgcacagaatgtgggaaaggatTTACAGAAAAGGCAAAACTTATAGTTCACCAAAGAATTCACACCGGAGAGAAACCCTTcttctgtacagaatgtggggaGAGTTTTATTGAAAAGAGAATCCTTCAAATCCATCAAAGAtgtcacaccggggagaaaccattcacctgtacaaaatgtgggaaatgtttttctgcAAAATCCACATTTTACGTACACAAAAGATCTCATTCTAAaaagaaaccattcacctgtataAAATTTGGAACATGTTTTACTGCAAAGACCAGCCTTAATAGCCACCAAAAggttcacactggggagaaaccatttacctgtactgaatgtgggaaatgttttactacAAAAGGAAACCTTAAACTGCACCAGAAAACTCACACTGAagtgaaaccattcacctgtacaaaATGTGGGAAAAGTATTAATGATAAGAGCAGTCTATGCAAACATGAAATAATTCACAGGAGGAAGAGACTATTTACTTGTcaagaatgtgggaaaagtttttctGCAAAATCCACATTTCATGTGCACAAAAAATATCATGCTAAaaagaaaccattcacctgtaccgaatgtgggaaaagctttacTCTGAAGGGAGGCCTTTGTGTACATAAAagaattcacaccggggagaaaccatataCCTGTttagaatgtgggaaatgttttactgcAAACACCGGCCTTAAACACCACCAAAGAAttcacactggagagaaaccatttacctgtactgaatgtgggaaatcttTTAGTGAAAAGAGAAACCTTCGTATACATATAAGAactcacaccggggagaaaccatatacctgtatagaatgtgggaaatgttttacttcAAAGACCGGCCTTAATTGCCATCAGAAAGttcacactggagagaaaccatttacctgttctgaatgtgggaaatgttttactagAAAACAAAACCTTGAAATGCACCAGAAAATTCACACTGAAGAGAAACCATTCGCCTGtattgaatgtgggaaatgttttactacAAAAGGAAACCTTAAACTGCACCAAAAAATTCACACTGAagtgaaaccattcacctgtagaGGAGACGGAAAGGATTTCACAGAAATTGGCAGCGTTTGCAAACATGGAAGAATTCACACCAGGGTGagaccattcacctgtacagaatgtgggaaaagttttactGAAAAGAGATACCTTcaaagacataaaaaaaatcacactggggagaaaccattcacctgtacagaatgtgggaaatgttttactacAAAGCCCGACCTTAATCGCCACCAAAATGTTCACACTGAAGAGAAACCATTTacctgttctgaatgtgggaaatgtttccgtGAAAAGAGAAACCTTCATCTACATATAAGaactcacactggggagaaaccatatacctgtatagaatgtgggaaatgttttactacAAAATCTGACCTTAATCGCCACCAAAAACTTCACcgttcacctgtacagaatgtcgGATAA
- the LOC116411618 gene encoding gastrula zinc finger protein XlCGF26.1-like, with amino-acid sequence MLQIKKEEPDPEDHQTPMESSAALLSGLGSPEPQPEILQVKKKEPDPEDHQTLMESSAAPLTDGALSCLLLLGRYMKAEPNLDSAELPKPETDSESGTRDGDCLTSSDGSGFICYKCGETFTVNSHLLTHLCGYQRKINSGEKLFSCTECGKKFSLFPSLVTHKRIHAGEKPFTCIECGKTFNRKDNLHTHKKLHTEQHPFTCTECGKRFSLAKRLQRHQMIHKEKDPVTCTECGKSFTSEKGLKSHKMIHMESDPVTCTECGKSFISEKRLQIHQMIHMEKVQFTCTECGKSFTSQRDLRTHQVIHMEENAITCTECGKRFTSKRNLKTHQMSHMGKEPITCTECGKSFTSMSSLRVHHRTHTGEKPYPCTKCRKCFSDRSSLQKHEMAHKNNPYVCSECDRMFPDMIKLRLHQAVHTCSKCEVCGKCFPQKSSLKNHIGEKPFSCTECGKT; translated from the exons atgttacagataaagaaagaagaaccggaccctgaggaccatcagaccccaatggaaagctcagcagcTCTGCTTTCTGGTTTGG GTTCCCCAGAGCCACAGCCAGAAATATTACAGGTAAAGAAAAAAGAACCAGACCCTGAGGACCATCAGACCCTGATGGAAAgctcagcagcgccacttactgatgggg CTCTCTCCTGTTTGTTGTTATTAGGGAGGTACATGAAGGCGGAACCCAATTTAGACTCTGCTGAACTGCCCAAACCAGAGACTGACTCGGAGTCCGGCACAAGAGATGGCGATTGCTTAACAAGCTCTGATGGATCAGGTTTTATCTGCTATAAGTGTGGGGAAACCTTCACTGTGAATAGCCATCTTCTCACCCACCTCTGTGGGTATCAAAGGAAAATCAACTCCGGAGAGAAACTATTCAGctgtacagagtgtgggaaaaaATTCTCTTTATTCCCTAGTTTGGTTACTCACAAGAGAATCCAcgcaggggagaaaccattcacctgtataGAATGTGGGAAAACATTTAATAGGAAGGACAACCTACACACGCACAAGAAACTTCACACCGAGCAGCACCCATTCACCtgtacggaatgtgggaaaagatttTCTTTAGCGAAAAGACTCCAAAGGCACCAAATGATTCACAAGGAAAAGGATCCAGtcacttgcacagaatgtgggaaaagctttacTTCAGAGAAAGGactcaaaagtcacaaaatgattCACATGGAATCAGACCCAGTCACCtgtacggaatgtgggaaaagctttatttcagagaaaaggctCCAAATTCACCAAATGATTCACATGGAAAAGGTCCAATTcacatgtacagaatgtgggaaaagctttacCTCACAGAGAGACCTCAGAACTCACCAAGTTATACACATGGAAGAGAACGCAATCACCtgtacggaatgtgggaaaagatttACTTCAAAGAGAAACCTCAAAACTCACCAAATGAGTCACATGGGAAAGGAGCCAATCACCtgtacggaatgtgggaaaagctttacCTCAATGTCCAGTCTTCGTGTACATcacagaactcacacaggggagaaaccataccCCTGTACAAAATGCAGGAAATGTTTTTCTGATCGGAGCAGTCTCCAGAAACATGAAATGGCTCACAAAAACAATCCCTATGTATGTAGTGAGTGTGATAGAATGTTTCCTGATATGATAAAGCTCCGCTTGCACCAGGCCGTTCATACGTGTTCCAAATGTGAagtatgtgggaaatgttttcctCAGAAGAGCTCTCTTAAAAATCACataggggagaaaccattcagctgcacagaatgtgggaaaacatAA
- the LOC116411609 gene encoding oocyte zinc finger protein XlCOF6-like isoform X1 yields MKAEPNLDSAELPKPETDSESGTRDGDCLTSSDGSGFICYKCGETFTVNSHLLAHLCGTHRRINSGEKLYSCTECGKRFSLLPSLVTHIRIHAGEKPFTCTECGKCFKRKDHLSTHQKLHIERPPVTCTECGKSFTSKRNLRTHQIIHMEQGPITCTECGKSFTSEKRLQTHQLTHTEKGPVTCTECGERFSSQRNLRTHQIIHMEENAITCTECGKRFTSQRNLRNHQAIHMRKEPITCTECGKSFTSMSSLYVHERIHTGEKPFSCTKCRKCFSDRSSLQKHEMAHKNNPYVCSECDRMFPDMEMLLWHQAVHTCSICEVCGKCFPEKSSLKNHQRIHTGEKPFSCTECGKGFTEKAKLIVHQRIHTGEKPFFCTECGESFIEKRILQIHQRCHTGEKPFTCTKCGKCFSAKSTFYVHKRSHSKKKPFTCIKFGTCFTAKTSLNSHQKVHTGEKPFTCTECGKCFTTKGNLKLHQKTHTEVKPFTCTKCGKSINDKSSLCKHEIIHRRKRLFTCQECGKSFSAKSTFHVHKKYHAKKKPFTCTECGKSFTLKGGLCVHKRIHTGEKPYTCLECGKCFTANTGLKHHQRIHTGEKPFTCTECGKSFSEKRNLRIHIRTHTGEKPYTCIECGKCFTSKTGLNCHQKVHTGEKPFTCSECGKCFTRKQNLEMHQKIHTEEKPFACIECGKCFTTKGNLKLHQKIHTEVKPFTCRGDGKDFTEIGSVCKHGRIHTRVRPFTCTECGKSFTEKRYLQRHKKNHTGEKPFTCTECGKCFTTKPDLNRHQNVHTEEKPFTCSECGKCFREKRNLHLHIRTHTGEKPYTCIECGKCFTTKSDLNRHQKLHRSPVQNVG; encoded by the coding sequence ATGAAGGCGGAACCCAATTTAGACTCTGCTGAACTGCCCAAACCAGAGACCGACTCGGAGTCCGGCACAAGAGATGGCGATTGCTTAACAAGCTCTGATGGATCAGGTTTTATCTGCTATAAGTGTGGGGAAACCTTCACTGTGAATAGTCATCTTCTCGCCCACCTCTGTGGGACACACAGGAGAATAAACTCTGGAGAGAAACTATACagctgtacagaatgtgggaaaagatttTCTTTGTTACCGAGTTTGGTTACACACATAAGAATCCAcgcaggggagaaaccattcacctgtacagaatgtgggaaatgttttaaaaGAAAGGACCACCTTAGCACGCACCAGAAACTTCACATAGAGCGGCCCCCAGTCACCtgtacggaatgtgggaaaagctttacTTCAAAGAGAAACCTCAGAACTCACCAAATCATTCACATGGAACAGGGTCCAATCACCtgtacggaatgtgggaaaagctttacTTCAGAGAAAAGGCTCCAAACTCACCAATTGACTCATACAGAAAAGGGCCCAGTCACCTGTACGGAATGTGGGGAAAGATTTAGTTCACAGAGAAACCTCAGAACTCACCAAATCATTCACATGGAAGAGAACGCAATCACCtgtacggaatgtgggaaaagatttACCTCACAGAGAAACCTCAGAAATCACCAAGCGATTCACATGAGAAAGGAACCAATCACCtgtacggaatgtgggaaaagctttacTTCAATGTCCAGCCTTTATGTACATgaaagaattcacacaggggagaaaccattctcctGTACAAAATGCAGGAAATGTTTTTCTGATCGGAGCAGTCTCCAGAAACATGAAATGGCTCACAAAAACAATCCCTATGTATGTAGTGAGTGTGATAGAATGTTTCCCGATATGGAAATGCTTCTCTGGCACCAGGCCGTTCATACGTGTTCCATATGTGAagtatgtgggaaatgttttcctgAGAAGAGCTCTCTTAAAaatcatcagagaattcacacaggggagaaaccattcagctgcacagaatgtgggaaaggatTTACAGAAAAGGCAAAACTTATAGTTCACCAAAGAATTCACACCGGAGAGAAACCCTTcttctgtacagaatgtggggaGAGTTTTATTGAAAAGAGAATCCTTCAAATCCATCAAAGAtgtcacaccggggagaaaccattcacctgtacaaaatgtgggaaatgtttttctgcAAAATCCACATTTTACGTACACAAAAGATCTCATTCTAAaaagaaaccattcacctgtataAAATTTGGAACATGTTTTACTGCAAAGACCAGCCTTAATAGCCACCAAAAggttcacactggggagaaaccatttacctgtactgaatgtgggaaatgttttactacAAAAGGAAACCTTAAACTGCACCAGAAAACTCACACTGAagtgaaaccattcacctgtacaaaATGTGGGAAAAGTATTAATGATAAGAGCAGTCTATGCAAACATGAAATAATTCACAGGAGGAAGAGACTATTTACTTGTcaagaatgtgggaaaagtttttctGCAAAATCCACATTTCATGTGCACAAAAAATATCATGCTAAaaagaaaccattcacctgtaccgaatgtgggaaaagctttacTCTGAAGGGAGGCCTTTGTGTACATAAAagaattcacaccggggagaaaccatataCCTGTttagaatgtgggaaatgttttactgcAAACACCGGCCTTAAACACCACCAAAGAAttcacactggagagaaaccatttacctgtactgaatgtgggaaatcttTTAGTGAAAAGAGAAACCTTCGTATACATATAAGAactcacaccggggagaaaccatatacctgtatagaatgtgggaaatgttttacttcAAAGACCGGCCTTAATTGCCATCAGAAAGttcacactggagagaaaccatttacctgttctgaatgtgggaaatgttttactagAAAACAAAACCTTGAAATGCACCAGAAAATTCACACTGAAGAGAAACCATTCGCCTGtattgaatgtgggaaatgttttactacAAAAGGAAACCTTAAACTGCACCAAAAAATTCACACTGAagtgaaaccattcacctgtagaGGAGACGGAAAGGATTTCACAGAAATTGGCAGCGTTTGCAAACATGGAAGAATTCACACCAGGGTGagaccattcacctgtacagaatgtgggaaaagttttactGAAAAGAGATACCTTcaaagacataaaaaaaatcacactggggagaaaccattcacctgtacagaatgtgggaaatgttttactacAAAGCCCGACCTTAATCGCCACCAAAATGTTCACACTGAAGAGAAACCATTTacctgttctgaatgtgggaaatgtttccgtGAAAAGAGAAACCTTCATCTACATATAAGaactcacactggggagaaaccatatacctgtatagaatgtgggaaatgttttactacAAAATCTGACCTTAATCGCCACCAAAAACTTCACcgttcacctgtacagaatgtcgGATAA